A portion of the Thunnus albacares chromosome 5, fThuAlb1.1, whole genome shotgun sequence genome contains these proteins:
- the dhh gene encoding desert hedgehog protein isoform X1, with product MAGARWPGALKRDRRRWTKERRRRKKKSQEKHFWMDREDESATGASVGIAGEFVCLVKGAAWRGEERSENNLGASGRAEGKITRNSERFNELVCNYNPDIIFKDEENTNADRFMTKRCKDCLNRLAIAVMNQWPGVHLRVTEAWDEDGHHPPGSLHYEGRAVDITTDDRETEKYGLLAQLAVEAGFDWVHYESKYHIHCSVKADHSVAVEKGGCFPGWARVTVAGGGQKTLSSLAPGDRVMALSETGQVVFSQVLLFLHHDQDSWSTFLSLETEDGHRLALTPHHLVFLAHHCRLDSSEYQAQFASRARTGDCVLIHIAEGQVRPSRISSVSVEESVGVYAPLTEDGTLFVDGVLASSYALVEDHRLAHWAFGPLRLLYSFDQLLWGDPTKEQQATDSETTCTKTPLQSSTLVTKDRAGVDVDSITLNKQDNLSRPLRMEIKEKRSLQRQTSNVHWYAKLLYSFGSIFLDSNSFHP from the exons ATGGCTGGTGCAAGGTGGCCAGGAGCGCTGAAACGCGACAGAAGACGGTGGACGAAGGAGAGAcgaaggagaaaaaaaaaatctcaagagAAGCATTTCTGGATggacagagaggatgagagcGCCACAGGAGCGTCCGTAGGAATTGCAGGGGAGTTTGTGTGTCTCGTCAAAGGAGCTgcgtggagaggagaggagagaagcg AAAACAACCTCGGGGCCAGCGGGAGAGCAGAGGGCAAGATCACACGCAACTCTGAGCGCTTCAATGAACTTGTGTGCAACTACAACCCAGACATTATCTTCAAAGATGAGGAGAACACCAATGCAGACCGCTTCATGACTAAG CGGTGTAAGGACTGTCTGAACAGGCTGGCGATAGCAGTGATGAACCAGTGGCCAGGGGTACACTTACGTGTGACAGAAGCCTGGGATGAGGACGGTCACCATCCTCCCGGCTCTCTGCACTATGAAGGCCGGGCTGTGGACATAACCACtgatgacagagaaacagagaagtaTGGTCTCCTCGCCCAGCTGGCTGTGGAGGCCGGCTTTGACTGGGTCCACTATGAATCCAAATATCATATCCACTGCTCAGTAAAAGCTG ATCACTCTGTCGCAGTGGAAAAAGGTGGCTGTTTCCCTGGCTGGGCCCGGGTGACTGTTGCTGGAGGGGGGCAGAAGACCCTGTCATCACTGGCTCCTGGGGACCGGGTCATGGCTCTGTCTGAGACAGGCCAAGTAGTGTTCAGCCAAGTCCTCTTGTTTCTGCACCATGACCAAGACAGCTGGTCTACTTTTCTGTCTCTGGAGACAGAAGATGGCCATAGATTGGCCCTTACTCCAcatcatttggtgtttttagCCCACCATTGCAGACTTGACAGCAGTGAGTACCAGGCTCAGTTTGCCAGCAGAGCCAGAACAGGGGACTGTGTTCTTATCCACATAGCAGAGGGTCAAGTCCGTCCATCTCGAATCAGCTCAGTCTCAGTAGAGGAAAGTGTAGGAGTGTATGCCCCCTTGACAGAAGATGGAACTTTGTTTGTTGATGGGGTGCTGGCATCCAGCTATGCACTGGTGGAGGACCACAGACTGGCACACTGGGCGTTTGGACCTCTGCGACTCCTCTACTCATTCGACCAGCTACTTTGGGGGGATCCAACAAAAGAACAGCAGGCCACTGACAGCGAAACAACTTGCACTAAGACTCCATTGCAAAGTAGCACTTTGGTCACAAAGGACAGAGCAGGTGTAGATGTGGATAGTATCACTCTTAACAAACAAGACAATCTGAGTAGACCTCTAAGAATGGAAATTAAAGAGAAACGCTCCTTGCAAAGACAGACATCAAATGTGCACTGGTATGCTAAATTACTGTACAGTTTTGGATCTATCTTCTTAGACTCCAACTCATTTCATCCCTAA
- the dhh gene encoding desert hedgehog protein isoform X2: MKQSWWARLAQIGLLAVWTCIWLVQGCGPGQGFGSPRCKHRKLTAMHYKQFFPNFSENNLGASGRAEGKITRNSERFNELVCNYNPDIIFKDEENTNADRFMTKRCKDCLNRLAIAVMNQWPGVHLRVTEAWDEDGHHPPGSLHYEGRAVDITTDDRETEKYGLLAQLAVEAGFDWVHYESKYHIHCSVKADHSVAVEKGGCFPGWARVTVAGGGQKTLSSLAPGDRVMALSETGQVVFSQVLLFLHHDQDSWSTFLSLETEDGHRLALTPHHLVFLAHHCRLDSSEYQAQFASRARTGDCVLIHIAEGQVRPSRISSVSVEESVGVYAPLTEDGTLFVDGVLASSYALVEDHRLAHWAFGPLRLLYSFDQLLWGDPTKEQQATDSETTCTKTPLQSSTLVTKDRAGVDVDSITLNKQDNLSRPLRMEIKEKRSLQRQTSNVHWYAKLLYSFGSIFLDSNSFHP, translated from the exons ATGAAGCAGTCGTGGTGGGCCCGCCTGGCACAGATTGGCCTGCTTGCTGTGTGGACTTGTATATGGCTGGTCCAGGGATGCGGACCGGGCCAGGGGTTCGGCTCTCCCCGCTGCAAGCACAGGAAACTCACAGCCATGCACTACAAGCAGTTTTTCCCCAACTTCTCAGAAAACAACCTCGGGGCCAGCGGGAGAGCAGAGGGCAAGATCACACGCAACTCTGAGCGCTTCAATGAACTTGTGTGCAACTACAACCCAGACATTATCTTCAAAGATGAGGAGAACACCAATGCAGACCGCTTCATGACTAAG CGGTGTAAGGACTGTCTGAACAGGCTGGCGATAGCAGTGATGAACCAGTGGCCAGGGGTACACTTACGTGTGACAGAAGCCTGGGATGAGGACGGTCACCATCCTCCCGGCTCTCTGCACTATGAAGGCCGGGCTGTGGACATAACCACtgatgacagagaaacagagaagtaTGGTCTCCTCGCCCAGCTGGCTGTGGAGGCCGGCTTTGACTGGGTCCACTATGAATCCAAATATCATATCCACTGCTCAGTAAAAGCTG ATCACTCTGTCGCAGTGGAAAAAGGTGGCTGTTTCCCTGGCTGGGCCCGGGTGACTGTTGCTGGAGGGGGGCAGAAGACCCTGTCATCACTGGCTCCTGGGGACCGGGTCATGGCTCTGTCTGAGACAGGCCAAGTAGTGTTCAGCCAAGTCCTCTTGTTTCTGCACCATGACCAAGACAGCTGGTCTACTTTTCTGTCTCTGGAGACAGAAGATGGCCATAGATTGGCCCTTACTCCAcatcatttggtgtttttagCCCACCATTGCAGACTTGACAGCAGTGAGTACCAGGCTCAGTTTGCCAGCAGAGCCAGAACAGGGGACTGTGTTCTTATCCACATAGCAGAGGGTCAAGTCCGTCCATCTCGAATCAGCTCAGTCTCAGTAGAGGAAAGTGTAGGAGTGTATGCCCCCTTGACAGAAGATGGAACTTTGTTTGTTGATGGGGTGCTGGCATCCAGCTATGCACTGGTGGAGGACCACAGACTGGCACACTGGGCGTTTGGACCTCTGCGACTCCTCTACTCATTCGACCAGCTACTTTGGGGGGATCCAACAAAAGAACAGCAGGCCACTGACAGCGAAACAACTTGCACTAAGACTCCATTGCAAAGTAGCACTTTGGTCACAAAGGACAGAGCAGGTGTAGATGTGGATAGTATCACTCTTAACAAACAAGACAATCTGAGTAGACCTCTAAGAATGGAAATTAAAGAGAAACGCTCCTTGCAAAGACAGACATCAAATGTGCACTGGTATGCTAAATTACTGTACAGTTTTGGATCTATCTTCTTAGACTCCAACTCATTTCATCCCTAA